The genomic interval GGGAGTCTGTGCAGACCCAAAGTCATCCTCAGTGCATCAACATGCTCCTTCAGAGGTTTGTACTCATCGTGCAGGCGCCGGGTCGTTTCTAGCAACTTGTTCAGGTCGTTTTCAGACTGCTTGATGGTGCTTTCCATCTGTGCAAGCACGAAAgcacacataaaataaacagtataaacaacaacatgaatTATGTGGACATGCCAGTGTTATGACACTGCAATTGCATTGCCTTTatctaatttatttgttttttactcACATGAAAGTAAATGAAAAATTCTGCTATAATGAGGTTTCTTCTCTGTAATTGTGGCATAAAACTCACCACATTGATATCTGCATGGATTAGCCGCAGCTCTTCCACATGCGCCATCTTCTCCTGCAGGAGAAGATCCATCTCTTGCTTGTACTCTTTTAAATGCTTCTCCTCAGATTCCAGGGCCTCAAACTCAATCTTCAGGCGAGACTTGATCTTCTGCATCTGGATTGTTTTGTTCCTGTTGGCACATAAAGAGAACATATATGGTTAACTCGCTCATGAATGAAAGCTAAAATTAAACATTGAGTAGACATTAAGTGCACATGAGACAAGAGCTGTATCTTCTTTAGCAATGACAACAGTGCTTGGCTGTTATGACaatttccattcatttccaTGTGGGACATCCCCATTTAAAAGCACTCACTGGCGGCTCTGTCTTGCTCATGacatacaacaaaacaaaaaaatcagtatttCTAATCATGCTTGTTTTTACTGTCCATGGTTTGCTCATTTTGTTTTGTCGCCCACAATATCCATAAAAAGTACATGCACAAGCttcatggccaattatgcaaattaggtgATGACTTACCTCCTCACAAACCAAACTAGTTGTTGATTAGTTGTTGCAGCTCTACTCTAAAATTGTTATGACATTTTGAGTATATAGCTTTTTAATCGTTTCATAACCTGTGTATTTAGATTTGAATCAAATCATATATCCCAAAGAGATTTATATCCCTGCTGTACACCTGTATAACAAACAGGTAAATGTGTACTATATCATACATAATGCCTTATTAAGCAATACGACGAGATTAAAATACTGTGGCTCGGCATTCAACTTATAAACACCTCTCAGTACAATGCAGTGCAACGCAGTTACATAATAACGACATTAAACACAAAGTATGAGTCAAAACCTATTTTTTATAACATCACTCAGATTTAGCATGAATCAACGAAGCAAGTGGAGGATTGGGAAAACAAGCCTTCAAATAGAGAATGGAAATATTCCCTGTACGTTAAATTTTGTGTGCACAGTTGTTGGTTTTCTGTACAGAAAACGAAGCAATGTTGAAGAATTTGACAGACTGCTGCTGGCTAATTAGCTAGCTCAACCACAGGATGGCTAGGCAGCCCACATCTGGAATTACCATACACATCTAGGATGTGTAAAGGAGCGTACCGTGATAAAGTACATACCAGCTACAGCCCAGGAGTACTCGTGTATTTACATGCAAGGCTTGCTCATGGAAAATAAGGTTCGACTACTAGCCGGTCCGTTTAGCAGAGTAGCTCCGCTGCCGCTGTAAGCTAAGGTTAGCTAACAGGGTAACAAAGCAGCCAGTGGGGGCTCATCTTTGTGTTGCATTCGCTGACCTTTATCGAGCAACCGGCGTGTGTTTTTATGACTCAATTTCACAGCCTTACCGGACTTCCAGGATGTTTTCTAATTTGCACATGATTTCTTGTTCGTCAGTCATGGTGAAGAAATCCCAGTAGTGGTCGCCCAGCTGGTGCTGTCTTGTCGGCCGGTGGTCTCACTGTTGATATAAAAAACAATAGTCGGCGTGACTGTGCACACGAGCGCGCTCCCGCAAGGTGAAGCTGGAGCTGCGTGTGACGTGTGCGGCGGGCCAGGAAGTAGTCTGCCCCCACAGAACGTaaactgtaaaaacaaaaaatagtaaGTAACGTGTAACTACTCAATTTAAATACTATATTGTAAGCAGGGGCGTCGTAAAGGGGGGGATGtttggacaattccaagggTCCCTGACTGACAGGGGCCCCAATAAATAGGTAAAGTAATGCGATCtggttatgatttttttttaaatacaatcaAATAATGATTATAACAATCTCTTGTATTTG from Doryrhamphus excisus isolate RoL2022-K1 chromosome 23, RoL_Dexc_1.0, whole genome shotgun sequence carries:
- the zc4h2 gene encoding zinc finger C4H2 domain-containing protein, translating into MTDEQEIMCKLENILEVRNKTIQMQKIKSRLKIEFEALESEEKHLKEYKQEMDLLLQEKMAHVEELRLIHADINVMESTIKQSENDLNKLLETTRRLHDEYKPLKEHVDALRMTLGLHRLPNLNEEEEKLSLDYFEKQKAEWQKEPHEPAIPESLAAAAAAAQQLQVSRKQDARQTATFRQQPPPMKACLSCHQQIHRNAPICPLCKAKSRSRNPKKPKRKPDE